The following coding sequences lie in one Microvirga sp. 17 mud 1-3 genomic window:
- a CDS encoding ABC transporter substrate-binding protein has translation MTLQTFAEDCREIAKEEGKGLSRRDMLRAAFALGVAPAVLGSGSALAQDRKEVVLVNFGGEAIKAFEEAYVKPFAAQGGRMVLDGSGALNGKILTMVQSGHVTWDICDAGITTLAELGPKNALEKIDYTIVDKSKVPAEFAYEDGVVNYMFSTVLAWDKSKIQGQPTLADYFDVKKYPGRRMMRKDSQGMLELALLADGVPIDKLYPLDVKRAFAKIESIKKDLLFWSSGSESQSLMRDGECVMGLLWHTRGNILRRETQGRVDYTFKDGLLQPGLWVVPRGNPAGKEAFRAIASMQQPEGQVKLLAAMGNGPANPAAQALVPPDQRTQNPADPENAKVQAKIDAAWYRENHSKTFQNFLDLISS, from the coding sequence GTCGCACCCGCCGTACTCGGAAGCGGATCAGCCCTGGCGCAGGACCGCAAGGAGGTCGTCCTCGTTAATTTCGGTGGCGAAGCCATCAAGGCATTCGAGGAAGCCTATGTGAAGCCCTTCGCCGCGCAGGGCGGCCGCATGGTCCTCGACGGCAGTGGCGCTCTCAACGGCAAGATCCTGACGATGGTGCAGTCCGGGCACGTGACCTGGGATATCTGCGACGCAGGAATAACGACCCTGGCCGAGCTCGGGCCGAAGAACGCCCTCGAAAAGATCGACTATACCATCGTAGACAAGTCCAAGGTGCCGGCCGAGTTCGCTTACGAAGACGGCGTCGTGAACTACATGTTCAGCACGGTTCTCGCCTGGGACAAGAGCAAGATTCAGGGCCAGCCGACTCTTGCGGATTACTTTGACGTGAAGAAATATCCGGGTCGCCGGATGATGCGCAAAGATTCGCAGGGGATGCTTGAGCTTGCGCTCCTTGCGGACGGTGTGCCCATCGACAAGCTCTATCCCCTCGACGTGAAACGCGCCTTCGCGAAGATCGAAAGCATCAAGAAAGATCTGCTCTTCTGGAGCAGTGGCTCCGAGAGCCAGAGCCTGATGCGGGACGGCGAGTGCGTCATGGGCCTTCTGTGGCACACCCGCGGCAACATTCTGCGCCGCGAGACGCAGGGTCGGGTGGATTATACCTTCAAGGACGGCCTGCTCCAGCCCGGCCTCTGGGTCGTTCCGCGCGGAAATCCCGCAGGCAAGGAAGCCTTCCGTGCTATCGCGTCCATGCAGCAGCCGGAGGGCCAGGTGAAGCTTCTGGCAGCCATGGGCAACGGCCCGGCGAACCCGGCAGCGCAGGCTCTCGTTCCGCCGGACCAACGCACGCAGAACCCGGCCGATCCGGAGAACGCGAAGGTCCAGGCGAAGATCGACGCGGCCTGGTACCGGGAAAATCACTCGAAGACCTTCCAGAATTTCCTCGACCTGATCTCGTCTTAA